ACGCCAGCAAACTTTTCCTCAAAGtgggttttgaaagccttCACCAACTTTCCAAACAACTGTGGGGATCTGAAAATGGGCAAGAAATCTTCGAACAAAATTCCCTTGCTAGGAAAATTTGGGTATTGGTGTAAAGCTGATCTTAGCTCTTGAGCGACGGAGCTGTTAGGCATTCTGAACTGGCTTTGATTCTGGAGGCTGACTACTTCAACtagttgttgaaaagtcaaaaatttttttctgACCTCATCGCTATCATTTCAAGATATAATCTTTAGGGGCGCAACGCGAATTAGGTTGGGCTTCTTATTTTAGCTCAGTGTACTAGCGAGACTTGTTGAATGTCAATTCTTTCTCACGGGAGCGAAAAGGTCGGTGTACCTTATAACGTTGGGCTGACTACAGAGAGTCTTTCTGTGTTCGAAGTATTGAATTCGCTGTgcgttgttgaaaattatGATCAACTTCTATATTACTTGGAAGCAAGGCGATCCGCACTGGCGGTTCCACCCGCTGACGTCTTGATAGTTATGATGACTTTGTCAGTAATACCAGATTTCGGTGCTGCAACCCTGGAGGCAGAGATGGATCCCTACAACGTGGGAAGGGCGTCTCTGGCAACGCGTAGCATAAAACTTCTTAGGCATTTCACAGACATTTTGCTGTCAGAGCATGCGGAGGAAGAAAACCATTATTCTCTTGCGCTGCTACGGAGTCAGTTTTTTATAATGCTGGATCAATTGTCGCTGCGTGGAATAACAAGCACCAGAGTTCGTGAGCGTGATTTTACGAAAAGGCGAAAGACTAATTCCGGCGTACTCTTAGAGGCTTCCCCTAGTATATTTCGGGATGATCAGTCACCGCCGTTGCTATCCTTCAAGAATCCTTATCCTTCCTACGTGAGTTGTTTGGAGCATAGACCAGAggtcttgaaaaatatgCCTATAACGAGTAAGCTCAGTCAAGAAGGGGAATTCTGGAACTGCGTGGGATGGGCTTTATATGCCTCGCTGTCCGATGACTCCCATATTTACGAGCGCAGCAAAGTGTGGTTTGCAGTGTTAAGTGTATTATTTGACGCTTTCGAAATGCGAAACAAATACTCCATTGACAGCGAAACTGACCCGACGGCAAACAACGCAGCTCGCCTATCTTTCATCGAGAGAAGTCCCCTTGTAGCACTATTCCGTTCACTTAATTCGCAAGGTTTAATCCAAGCCTTTTGTGACATACTATTTTTGGGATGTAGCTATGAGCTGGCGGGTAAGCTTCGAGTTCATTGCGTTTACCCCAAAGAATTAATGCAAGTCGATACATACGTaccaaagcttttggcaCGCACCTCTTGCAAGTTCACACAATCCATGAGCTTCCGGCATCGTCTTTTAAGCCTTTTCCTGACCATGCTGCGGTCAATTCCTGAAGGCGTTGAATTCTCTAAACCCTGTCTTTCAGAGGCAGGCTTTGTGCGGCATCTTGGTAAagttttgagcagctttgaagatACATCCCAGCTTAAACAATTTTTTAGTGTGACAAACCCTtatgagtttttggattaTATGCCTCTTTTTGCCCAAGCCGCTGCAAATGAAAGCTTAAAGGCTTTTGACGCAAATTATACCTTGAGCTTAGTGGAAAAGCTAGCAAACAACGATCTAGTgattgaagagcttggtAATGTGTTTGAGGCAGGCTTTCCTCCGTTGGATGAGAATTATGACAGCCGCCCTGAACAGTTTTACAGCTCCATCGAGAAATGTGATATCTTTTTACTGGTGATACTTAGGTACTGGGAATATATTCATGGAGCTCAGCTAAAAATGACGCGTATGCGTTGTGCTATACGAGCTTTGAGTGTCAGCGACCAAAAAAGGTTGGAGTTTGCCAAATTGAGGGGATGGGATGTATTACATGTACCTTCACTGCACGACCATTTTCTTAGTGTGCTCTCAATTTCACGTTAAAGTCATTTTTGGCACTAGGATGCTTATTCCTCCCTCTATGGATTGTCCTTGACCTTTAAGTGCACCATAGTTCTGAGCATCTTCTTGACCGCAAGCACATGCCAAGGCACAAAAGCGTCCTTAGACTTTGAGATTCCGAACCATGGGTTTAAGGATGCAAGGTTTCTAAACTCTTGTAATATAATTTTCAATAGCTTCGTGCTATCAGAGTGCGGACAGTTCAGCAGGTTGACTTCCATTTTGTCCAGAATTTCGTCACAATCTGCGGCTTTGAACCTTACGAGAGCACCTGTATTTATTGCGCAGCGGTGTTGGGAATTTGCTAGATGAAGGGGGCTCCGGAAGACGATGCCGTGAATCTCACTGCCTATGTCAACGATTTCATAGTTGTCTAGGTTTGAGGTGTCGATTTTTTGAGACAGCCTGCCGTCTCTAAAAATTGGTTTAAACGAAGGATAAATCCTGTCTTCGTCATACAGAGACACTTTTGTGTTATCGCCCACACACACAACAGCTAAATGCAAGTTTCTGGAGGTTGAGGACAACCTTCTCCAATGCATGAGTTCGTCATCTGGTAAAACGCTATCGAATCTGGATAACACAAGACAAACTCTGCCGTACTTGTTAGACGCGAACTTCAGAGTAATTCTCCACATTCGATTGCAAGCGTCCTCGAACGcgttttttgagtttccAATGTACCACGTTTTTACGCCATTTTCGCTACCATTTGAGTTAGACCAAGCTGCACAAATCCAATTCCTATCCACACTCCTTGCGTACGCCAGATGGATATACACATCGAAGTGCGAGGTTTGACCATTGGTTTTTTGAATAGTTCTGaactcaattttttttggaacttcATCTGCAATCGAGGTGAATTTATCACTTTTCGGTGGCAGAGTGTTATAAATTCCAACACAAAAGTCGTAATACTCCTCAATGGAAGTTAGAGGGTCCTTGACGAAGTCGAGCGGAATGAGCTTCAGACAAAGCTTTACGCTTGGTAATTTTGACAGAATCTCATTTTTAATAAATTGGAATTTGAGCGTCATTGCAACTACTTCCGAGAGGTTTGAACTCATGATTGGTAGGAAAACAACTAGCGGAACTGACATTGTGTTCAAAGTGTTAGTCGAGCAGTATGATACAATTTGGGCGGAAAGTAGCGATAGTGTACTCTCTTCTAAGTTCACGAGGTATATGAGACCTGGGGTATCAGCTGAAGTGAGCTTTACTAACTCACAAAATCCCAATTCATGACTTGAGTAAATTTGAGACATTGTTGACAGGAATTCAAGGCAGTCATTCTTCAAGATTGTTGTTAAAAACAAACCCTTGAAACTTTTTATGCCTTTGTAAGGCTTGAGGTGCAAATACTGGGAAAAGGGTTCTGAATCACTCTTAATTTTAATCACTTCAtcgtttttcttgacgTAGACGGCCGGCTGTCTAATAGGGCTTATTTCTTCAATCAGCTCGCCACCATGAAGCCtctgaaattttgaaaatataTCATCGATGGTGGTTTTGACGACACCATCGCTGCAcgcttcaaaattattaTACGTAGCTGTTCTGCACTTTAAGTCGCCCATTTTTCCCTGGTCAAAGACGATTTGCTCGCATAAGAGGTCTAATAAGCTCGGAATGTCATCATTCGCAGCCAAGGAGGGGTTGTTAAGGAAAAAAGCATCTGGTATTGAGAAAAGTGGCATGTGTCTGAGCAAGAAAGGCAGGCTGTTTGAAGATTCTGGAGTTGGCATAGACTCAGGTGATAACGAATCTCCAATTTCTTTATCTACACCGTTTGTTGAGTCAACGTTGTTGTCATTGATGGGAAGGTAAGATTTGCTTGTTTGCTCGAGTAATGGATTCGTGTTATTaggtttcaaaagatcGTTGGAGCCATTGCCTGCTATTTGAAATTGCGAAGGCCTTGCACTGCTCGAGCTGGAATGGGTTTTTGGAGAGCCAAAATCCTGTGACGATTGATCCCGAGAGAACTTCCACATCTCCAAGCTGTTATCGCGAATGGCCTTTTCATTGTTGACAGAATTGTCAAAAATCGGTAAAGGGGGCGTATCTTGTTGTACAAACTCCGGTACATTTCCGGTTTGACTCTCAGCAGCAAAGGCCGTTGTCGGAGCATTAACGTCGGTCGATTTGAAATTGTCGCCCCCCGTAAACATGTCGTCAAATTCATCTGCGCTACTACCAGtctcgtcgtcctcagaGCTTGATACGTTTGCAGTTGACACGTcgaacttcaaagactCTTCGACTTTGCCGCCATCAAAGGAAAACTTTCCACCATTTTTATATTTATTATCAACATTTGACTCAATAATCGGGTTAAAATTTAACGGCGCAAAGACACTTTTTTTGCGATCTTTCGGTGTTTCCACTGGCAAGGGTGCGCCCGGGTCTGTGTATAGTGGGGTGCTTGGAAGGGTCATTTCTTCGAGCGGTATGTCAAGGTATTTTCGTTTAAAGGGTGAACGTCTTAAATCAAGAACTGCCGGCTGTTTTGCAACTTCTGATTTATCTTTAGGACTGTCGCTTTCATCTGCCATGTCGAACATTTCATCTGTTATGTCCTTCACTCCTTGCTCAACttgcttgttttcgtcaCCTTTCAAGTTGCTGTTGCCCGGTACTTCATCGTCAGCATTGTCATCTCCAAATAGCTCCGCGTCTAGGTCAGCATCATCTTTTTCGCTAGCAGTTGAAATTTCAGTATTTTCTACCGGCGTGTTAAGCTTGAGGCCGAACCCGACGTCTGAATCCTTCTTTTCGCTCCATAATTCACTTCTCAACTTTTGAGGAGAAACACCTAGCATAATGTCGTCGTTGTTCGCGTCGACGCTTTCGTTGATGTTCGGAGTTGTCAAGAATCCATTAATATAAGCATCAGGAGGATGTGAGGCTGGCTTGTTGTTTGCTGGGGTTAAATTGGCAGCGTTGA
The Lachancea thermotolerans CBS 6340 chromosome G complete sequence genome window above contains:
- the NSE5 gene encoding Smc5-Smc6 complex subunit NSE5 (weakly similar to uniprot|Q03718 Saccharomyces cerevisiae YML023C NSE5 Protein required for cell viability), whose amino-acid sequence is MSILSHGSEKVGVPYNVGLTTESLSVFEVLNSLCVVENYDQLLYYLEARRSALAVPPADVLIVMMTLSVIPDFGAATLEAEMDPYNVGRASLATRSIKLLRHFTDILLSEHAEEENHYSLALLRSQFFIMLDQLSLRGITSTRVRERDFTKRRKTNSGVLLEASPSIFRDDQSPPLLSFKNPYPSYVSCLEHRPEVLKNMPITSKLSQEGEFWNCVGWALYASLSDDSHIYERSKVWFAVLSVLFDAFEMRNKYSIDSETDPTANNAARLSFIERSPLVALFRSLNSQGLIQAFCDILFLGCSYELAGKLRVHCVYPKELMQVDTYVPKLLARTSCKFTQSMSFRHRLLSLFLTMLRSIPEGVEFSKPCLSEAGFVRHLGKVLSSFEDTSQLKQFFSVTNPYEFLDYMPLFAQAAANESLKAFDANYTLSLVEKLANNDLVIEELGNVFEAGFPPLDENYDSRPEQFYSSIEKCDIFLLVILRYWEYIHGAQLKMTRMRCAIRALSVSDQKRLEFAKLRGWDVLHVPSLHDHFLSVLSISR
- the SSN2 gene encoding Ssn2p (similar to uniprot|P38931 YDR443C Saccharomyces cerevisiae SSN2 Required for stable association of Srb10p-Srb11p kinase with RNA polymerase holoenzyme); translation: MEYKETPYRLEDLLTSFYRVENINKINYVQYIPSKPDAQWSIQAELALRKHNPKILVSLFSRELWCFSINEEELPKLNLDLLGNPPSPEKIGYFTPNISKPNLPTAYAVFLKALRRKIHINICLKSHQRIIPFGNSCLYNTNEKTNKVIHFEPQLFENGDLCISICTKDVNLRSFNTKTINENFMKSNAIYLAPSGIRAYLVSSDIKKCVSPPPKSASVLLITLLVSHGIDLTKKKDITWVKVTPNLDHLNGYTPSISGYLDPPKATKTAIWPLELCFSQLADSLVSTQTPPSPRVPDLQGTFDIIDDFIQLKLTSAFKSPGNTCTGASIGTATGNEALSTGGTYGEQYQAFHKRSQSGSMSAAGPVGYQLGARQSPSINAANLTPANNKPASHPPDAYINGFLTTPNINESVDANNDDIMLGVSPQKLRSELWSEKKDSDVGFGLKLNTPVENTEISTASEKDDADLDAELFGDDNADDEVPGNSNLKGDENKQVEQGVKDITDEMFDMADESDSPKDKSEVAKQPAVLDLRRSPFKRKYLDIPLEEMTLPSTPLYTDPGAPLPVETPKDRKKSVFAPLNFNPIIESNVDNKYKNGGKFSFDGGKVEESLKFDVSTANVSSSEDDETGSSADEFDDMFTGGDNFKSTDVNAPTTAFAAESQTGNVPEFVQQDTPPLPIFDNSVNNEKAIRDNSLEMWKFSRDQSSQDFGSPKTHSSSSSARPSQFQIAGNGSNDLLKPNNTNPLLEQTSKSYLPINDNNVDSTNGVDKEIGDSLSPESMPTPESSNSLPFLLRHMPLFSIPDAFFLNNPSLAANDDIPSLLDLLCEQIVFDQGKMGDLKCRTATYNNFEACSDGVVKTTIDDIFSKFQRLHGGELIEEISPIRQPAVYVKKNDEVIKIKSDSEPFSQYLHLKPYKGIKSFKGLFLTTILKNDCLEFLSTMSQIYSSHELGFCELVKLTSADTPGLIYLVNLEESTLSLLSAQIVSYCSTNTLNTMSVPLVVFLPIMSSNLSEVVAMTLKFQFIKNEILSKLPSVKLCLKLIPLDFVKDPLTSIEEYYDFCVGIYNTLPPKSDKFTSIADEVPKKIEFRTIQKTNGQTSHFDVYIHLAYARSVDRNWICAAWSNSNGSENGVKTWYIGNSKNAFEDACNRMWRITLKFASNKYGRVCLVLSRFDSVLPDDELMHWRRLSSTSRNLHLAVVCVGDNTKVSLYDEDRIYPSFKPIFRDGRLSQKIDTSNLDNYEIVDIGSEIHGIVFRSPLHLANSQHRCAINTGALVRFKAADCDEILDKMEVNLLNCPHSDSTKLLKIILQEFRNLASLNPWFGISKSKDAFVPWHVLAVKKMLRTMVHLKVKDNP